One genomic segment of Sorex araneus isolate mSorAra2 chromosome X, mSorAra2.pri, whole genome shotgun sequence includes these proteins:
- the LOC101546915 gene encoding LOW QUALITY PROTEIN: ubiquitin carboxyl-terminal hydrolase isozyme L1-like (The sequence of the model RefSeq protein was modified relative to this genomic sequence to represent the inferred CDS: inserted 1 base in 1 codon): MQLKPMEINPEMLNKVLARLGVAGQWRFADVLGLEEEALGSVPAPVCALLLLFPLTAQHENFRKKQIEELKGQAVSPKVYFMKQTIGNSCGTIGLIHAVANNQDKLEFNDGSILKQFLSETEKLSPKDRAKCFEKNEAIQAAHDAVAQEGQCRVDDKVNFHFILFNNVDGHXYELDGRMPFPVNHGSSSADSLLRDAAKVCREFTEREQGEVRFSAVALCKAA; this comes from the exons ATGCAGCTCAAACCCATGGAGATCAACCCCGAGATGCTGAACAAAGTGCTGGCCCGCTTGGGGGTCGCCGGCCAGTGGCGCTTCGCcgatgtcttggggctggaggaggaggcgcTGGGCTCGGTGCCTGCGCCCGTCTgcgcgctgctgctgctgtttcccCTCACCGCGCAACATGAGAACTTCAGGAAAAAACAGATTGAAGAGCTGAAGGGACAAGCAGTAAGCCCCAAGGTGTACTTCATGAAGCAGACCATCGGCAACTCCTGTGGGACCATCGGGCTCATCCACGCCGTGGCCAATAACCAAGACAAGCTGGAGTTCAATGATGGGTCAATCCTGAAACAGTTCCTTTCTGAGACGGAGAAGCTGTCCCCCAAAGACAGAGCCAAATGCTTTGAGAAGAACGAGGCTATCCAGGCAGCCCACGATGCTGTGGCCCAGGAGGGCCAGTGTCGGGTAGATGACAAAgtgaatttccattttattctgtttaaCAATGTGGATGGCC TCTATGAACTTGATGGCCGGATGCCTTTCCCCGTGAACCATGGATCCAGCTCGGCGGACTCACTACTGCGGGATGCTGCCAAGGTGTGCCGAGAGTTCACCGAGCGGGAGCAAGGGGAAGTCCGCTTTTCCGCTGTGGCCCTCTGCAAGGCAGCCTAA